The DNA window GCAGGAGACAGCATTTGGTCTATCTTGCTTCTCCTCAGGGCTCTGGCCTGGCCATTGTTTTGACGCTTTGCCAAATCGATTTGCCTTTTTTGAAAATAGGTCCTGCGAAGTCTTTTGTGTgaaaacaaagagagaaagagcatagATAATAGATACATTGATACATTGACACATAGATGCATTGTTGCATAGACCTATACATTGATATATTGATACATCAACACAAACATAATTGCTGCATACTACATGAACGACATAAATGAATAGTGATCGTCTCTTATATTAGCTTTTGGCAAAGGTAAATAAATGTATTTGCCCAATGCAAGTTAGAAAGATCTTATTTCTTTGTGAGGCTGCGTGTTGACATGTCAAATATAAACACAAAGCACTGGGGAAAAACAGGAATCTGATCAATTTGCAATTATGTACGACAAACAGTGCTGTCTAATTTTTCTTCTCGGCAGTCATGCtttgcaaacaaatgtggaaAAATTGCCACTCAGACCGCATGAGTGATCTGCGGCAATGGATGTTGTTCCCTCTGTAATTTGATCTCTGGTTAATTCCCTGATCAAAGATGAGGAAATATAAGTTGTCATCTGAATGCTTTCAACTGTGatgtttgcgcacacacacacacacacacacacagaagagaccGTTGCTGCTCTGGGCAtatcgacatacacacacacacacaccaaaataaaaaataatttacacAGACCTTTAGCTGCTATGAAATTAAAGGCCAGAGTTTCATATCTCTCAGCAAGCCGTAATAGGGCTGTCCCCCCCAGAGGACTGTTCCTTTTATTAACGCCTACCCCATGCCTCTTTAATCCACGTCTTAAGGCCATCTAATACAGTGCCAAGTAATGGAAACAGATGGGCTAGACTAGAGCACAGTCTCATTACATTTGAGAAACAAAGTGCACACACAAGGAGATTTTTTTATGAGGCAAATATTCACTTCAGGTtattttggcaatttgtttgttagTGGATATGGGCTCATGTCACTAGTGGCAAACAAGAATTgcttggagagacagagaaagaaagaagtgtcAGGTGGGCTGTAAATGCCCACTACTGAAATAGCCCTCATAGGAAATGAATTAATAACCAGAAAATGTTAAAGCAAGCTGCTTCTTTAAATAGAAATATGTATGCGAAGAGCTAATTAATGGAAGGGATCAATGGTAACACATCAGTGTTCTGCAATGGCGTGCGATGCAAATTACGCCCCATACCATGCCACCACAGGATTTATGGGCTGGCTAACAAACGACCTCGATTTATCCGAAGAATGCCCAGCTGTGGGGAACGCGGGGGCAAAGGTGTCTCTCTCAAGGCGCGGGCTCTGGACATCAAACGTAGCAAATGAAAATGGCGGCCGGCTGGTCATGTGACCTTAACACAATCAAGGGTAGTTATCACCAGGCAAAGGAGTGCGAAGTGACAGGGCCAGCTGCGCAAGGGGAAGGGCAGCGAGTGTAACTTAGTAAGAGGTGTTTCAGGCCCTCCTACTTGGGTCTGTCAGCACAGCCCTTCAAAAGGCCAGTTTCGGACAGACCGGaccagaccagacacacacacagacacatactcatacacacgcagAGATACACgagagcacaaacacaaacagacagacagacttacacATACATGGATACGGAGCCCGACTTGGCTTGGCTGTTGCTTGCTTCCCCCTGGACATCTACAGTATTTTTGACTTACGAGCAAGGAGACACTGACACTCAACAAACTACTAGTATAACTCAGTCAACCGAGTGACCAACACAGCGGGAGGTCTTTCGTAGCCCAAGTACTGGGTACAATTTCTCTTCCTGATTTTCCAGAGTCACTGAACAGGCTGTTTACTGCCACAGTCTGGAATGCTGTTGGAtccttgttgacattcagcagttcTGGAGCCAAGGACACAGGCTTTGCACCTCTGGCATGCTAGCTGGAGGGTGattgtattttgtgtttgtgtctgtgcagttAAGAAAAGTGGACCAGTCTAAAGAAAGACTACAACAGAGCACCGGACAGGACGGGACAACAGGATGGGAGGCAAGCAGTCCAAGAAGGAGGAGGAACTGAAGAGGCAGGCAAGGAAGAACGGCGGTCGGGAAGAGAGCCTGAAGTCTGCCGATCGAATCCGCCAGCACACCACCAAGCAATTCGGACAGATCGTCCTTACTCTGGCGCGCCGAGGCATGACGGAACCTCCCGAGGAACTCTGGGAGCTGGTGGAGCTCGAGAAGCTCAACCTGTCGCTGAATCGTCTCCGCGCCATGCCGTCCACGGTGGCCGTGCTACAGAACCTGGTTGTGCTGAACCTGTGGGGAAACCAGCTGGCCAGCCTGCCGCCGGAGATAGGGCAGCTGCGGAGACTCCGGGTGCTCTTCGCCTACCGCAACAACCTGAGCGAGGTGCCCGAGGAGCTGGGCAACTGCACCAAGCTGGAGGTGCTGAGCCTGGCCAACAACCAGATCTCCAGCCTGCCCGCCAGCCTGTCCGCCCTGTCCGCCCTGCGCAAGCTCAACCTCAGCCACAACCGCATCATGCACGTCCCCGGCTGCGTCTACACCATGAAGAGCCTGGTGTTCCTGCACATGGCCTGCAACCAGCTGGAGAACATCGCCGACCAGATCCAGGCACTGTCCGACCTCAAGATCCTCATCGTGGAGGGCAACTGCCTCCACACCCTACCCAGGATGCTTTGCTTCCTCACAAAGCTAGAGCTGCTCAATGTGGACTTCAATGACATCAAAGACGTGCCCGCGGAGATGCATCAGCTGAAGAGGTTGGAGAGGCTGGCCTGTCATCCGCTGGACAAGGGTCTGCACATCATGCATAATCCACTCATTAAGCCTATCAAGGAGGTGCTGGAAGGGGGGCTTACTGCCCTTTACAACTACCTCAAGGCTACATAAGGAATGCTTTCACAGCACTAGATGTGCTCCTCATGTGTCCATCACCACATATAAGAAGACTATGGCACACCTGTGAATGTCTCTGGCTTTCAACTATTTCTTCAGCCCAAGGAAGTCAAACTGTTACTAACGCAGGATGCACGTTGTGATGTAGTCTAATGTTATATTGTCAAATTGGTGTAACGGACACTTTCTCACTAATGTCTGTACTAACCATAGTGCATTTCGCACACTTTGTTGGTCTGTATTCAAACTGACAAAGACCAAATATTTTTTGGAGGTTTGGTTGCACTTGTTTCCGTGGTTAAACAAGTAGACACTTTCACACCGCAAATAAGATTTTGGTTCCAATATATGGTACTGCTTGGTGTAGAGCAGCTGCTGTTGGTGTGAATGCCCCTCAGGAGAGATCAGACCCATGCGGTGCGGGGAAGAGGACCCAGCTCCCACTCTTCACTCACACGGATGATTGCCTTACTTATTTTGATAAGAGACTTTGAGAGGGCAGGACTGAGAGGACTTGTTATTCCCCTTAGAGGACTACTTATTTTCCACTCCTGGGTGAAAGGTTTTATTTTAAGAAAATCAGTTTTGTTAAAAGTCTATAGAGAATAAATACTCAAGTTACCTAAAGGCAACTTACTGTAACATTGAACTTTAAATGATCATTTGATACTACAACTTTGAACATATACGTAAGTAGCAAATCAATACTACTTAGAAATTTATTTAGCTTTACTTGGCATTGTGTAACACTTAAATAACGCAAATATATTTTGTGATAAGGTACATAGGACAGAGGAACCTATTTGTAATTCCTGCTGACACCAAAGCAAATGGACAACTCTGTGGTGCCCACTATTATCACGGAGGCTACTTTCAGACAAAGGACCTTCAAAGCCACAGTGAACAGAAGACTaaggaggaaagaaaaaggaaaaggaagaacTCTTGCAGAGGATTAAAGGCCATTAAAGCCCGGAGAAAATAGCCCCTCTGTATAACAGAAAGGTTGCTGATGTTACGATCTCTCCCGGACCAGTCTGAAGTAGCGGGTGCTGTGGAGTGGGCGGGAGGCAGCGAGACTACATTTAGGACTCCCGTGTGCACATTAAACAAAAGTTTTGTGGACATAGCAGTTGCCATTCGAGCAAGCTTCGGGTTTCTATCTCCTGTGCTTGTTCTACgttgggggtgtgtgcgtgcgtgtgcgtgtgcgtgtgcgtgtgtgtgtgtgtgtgggtgtgtgtgtgtgtgtgtgtgtgtgtgtgtgtgtgtgtgtgtgtgtgtgtgtgcgtgcttgctgtcgtgtgtgtgtgtgtgtgtgtgtgtgtgtgtgtgtgtgtgtgtgtgtgtgtgtgtgtgtgtgtgtgtgtgtgtgtgtgtgtgtgtgtgtgcacgggcgtgggtgcatgcgtgtctgtgtatgccaacatgtacagtagggcctatgtatacagtgtactgtatgtgtatgtgcgtgtgtgtgtgatcatgaagGGGGGATGGGGTGGCGTACGGTAGTATAGTGGCTCGCTGTGAACGTGCTGACTCAGGCTGCTTGACCCCTGGTACCCTCCGGCCCCTTTTAGAAACCCCCAGGAGACGCACTACAGCAATTCCCCAGCTAGCCAGCCCAATGTAGCTCACAAAAGAACCAGACACAGCCCCATCTAGCCAACCTACTGCAGCCTACATCAAAACTAGACACAGCCACATGCAGGTAACGCACTGCctctgaccgctttggctgggcccggagcAAAATCATCTTTAGGGCCCTTCTCTGAATAAATACAATGTtgtggggtttcatttctgggccccccttttcATGGGCCTGGGGAaacggacccctttgcccccatgTCTGCAGGCCGGCCTGAGTTAGTCCACTGCAGTGTACAAGAGAACCAGGCACAGCTACAGCAGGACCACCGAGTCCCATTCTCCTATAAAAAGGTTATGGCCCCCTATGCTCGTATCCACCGTCTGGCTGGCTGTGTGGTAGAatagtgggtgagtgggtggggaaACATCGAAAAAGAATTGATTTTTGTAGTGACCTGacagaaatgttttgtttaggcaATAATACATATAAAAGTAAGTCTTTATGCTGAGCAACTCTATTTGTGTCTCACCTGTCAGCTGGGTGGGATTGATCTGACAGCGAATATGCAGCCGCCCATAGCAGACGAGTGACATATTCCTCTTTCGTCTcagaacaaacaaaacacactagACCACAAtcacttgctttctttctttcttttttcatcttctctctctctctctctctctctctctctctctctctctctctctctctctctctctctctctctctctccaacagctGTTGGTAAGCAATCAAAGGGGCTCTCTGTGAAACTGTTATTGACTCTCTCTCAGTGGAGCTGTTGCCACCGCAGGTTCTGTCAGCAGTTAAGAGCAGCAGATTAAAACAACTCGCCcgttttcacacacgcacacgcgcacacacacacacacacacacacacacacacacacacacacacacacacacacacacacacacacacacaaacacacacacacatacgtacacacacacacacacacgcacacgcacacacacacactcacacactcacacacacaaacacacacacacacttccatcttgTTTGGCGGCTGCTGACTCAGCAGAGGTGAAAACTCGAGATTGACCCCTTTAACCCAACCCATAATGGACTCCGTCCAAACGGGCTCCGAGGAggaaatatggtgtgtgtgtgcgtgtgcgtgtgcgtgtgcgtgtgtgtgttgtgtggcatTTTCACATCATATGTATTGCTGTGGTTTTGCCCCCTTGGCTGTGGTGGGGGTCACTGACTGCAGTGCACTTTCTGCTGCACTTGTGCAATGCAGTCTCTGAAGTGAGCCCCATGTAAACAAAAATAGTATTACAGAAAATTTCACCTGAAGTCTGTCTGTGTTGATCTTTACTTACCGTGCCAGAACAGAGGACAAAGAAACGGCATCAGTTGTCGTCTCttatttaatgaaaaaaaaagcctcAAATAAGTTTTGAAATGGAAATAAGCCAGAGATGCTTATGGAATAGACTAGACTAGAGTATAATATTATAGAATAGAATGCTGTTTATTGACACTGTACACATGCAGGCCTATTGTACAATGACAATTATACCATAGATAGATAGTCGTTTATGATAGAGATAcgtacaattacattacattacattacattacattgtatttggcagatgctcattatccaaagcaacttacaatcgacgACATAACCATAGTCTCTACATCAGTAGCAGATAcacagtgcacaggaaatatacaggacaacaagtgcagatgctaagaagGGTTAGTGTTTTGTACATTAGCACAGTGTtaggtagagtacacacacaaacacgtcatgCCTATAGTCTGGCATGAGACTCGGGCAGCTCAAACCTTACcatagtagatagtcacgaaagaaaTCTTCGAAAAGAGTCTTTGCTTTCTTCTTGAAAGTTGAAAGAGATGTGCTTTGTCTTGCTGCCTATGggagattgttccaccactgaggaacagtgacagagaacagtcttgactgggatcgGTTATATTGCAGGGCCAGAGAGTTTGTGTTGGAGGACCGTACTTCTCTTCCAGGAACATAAGGCCTcagtatgtccttcagataaggAGCCATTCCTGTGGTGGTTTTGTAGCAAGGGTCAAGGCCAATGAGATCGAAGCATCTCCCGCAACAGCACAACATACGGTACATGGAATCAATTTATAATACCAAGTACtggtagcagtgttgccagattgggcagtttcccgcccaattaggctgcttaggatggccgtctggaGATAGAAATTGGTAAAatgggcatttgggcgggtttttctgcaactTTGtgggcatagaaatcaatagtatTCAGTTTGAATTGGGCAGGATTGTGTGGTTCCAGGtagggtttgagcatttttttgggctggaaatcatcctcatctggcaaccctgactggtAGGCAGAGAAGGAGGACTAATTGAATAGAAAATACAGTAAGCATggtgagaagtttgatagtggaTGTGATGAGAGAGGAACATCTGTGATTACAAGTGTTTGCATTGTGGTAATGCATGTCGCATACTATTAATTATCTATCTTCTTTGTTCAAAATATTTGAAGACGGAAAACCAATCTCTCCTTCATGTTTTTTCAATCATTCACATTCATTCATTGTCTTGTTAAGTCTTTATGAGAACCGTCCACTGTTTGAACaagaatgttttgttttttgcccacTATACTCACCATTTTGCTGATTATCTCTATTACCAAAAGATGAGATTCAGGCGACTGAGCTCAATGTGATTTCCCAAAACGCATTTCACTCACTGTGAAGCGGAACCGCTGCATGCTGTGCCATCATACTTCATTGGGCGTCCACTCCATCCAATCCATCTACCTGTTAGCCGGTCATGAACAGGTAATGATGCCGTACGGGCAGCAGGCTTCATTTCCAGAGTTTGTGTCCCGACGTGTCCAACATCTCCCAGGTCTGTAACACTTGACATTCACACAGAGAGCTGTTAAGAGTGCCGTAGTTAGGGACAATAGTGACACTCCACAATAAATATTATATGGGTGTATTTTCTTTGGCTTTAGATAATGGTTGCTTTTTCTTTGCTTCTTAAAGGGGCACTgacaaatgtttttttcacaaacacttaccatcaaattcttagtcaccatcaaagtattcatcatgactggaaacattgcccttttcatacaaagtacatgaaaaggtggatcttctccatgtccaccattttgaatgtccagtaaCAGACATTTTTAACTGCTAAATTTACTGTAATTTGCTCATACcagtaaatatgagtttattgcCTAATAAATATTACtgaaaagatcaactttggctataggcagcacagtttcaatgagcagcatagttgcaatgcctactctagGTACAATCCTGCATAGTGCACCTTTACATTTTCACAAAAAAGTCTGACTTTGGAGGCTGTCCACCAGTTTGGAAAGGAAACTCTTCTGTGCTGTCTGTGTTGAAGCTCCAGACTGTGAATAATGTCTGTCAGGAGAACAGTGACCTCTACTGGTAAGGGTCACATAGGGTCTCCACACTAGCACAAGTAGactatagatcagtggttctcaacatttctGGGTACGGCACCCCATATTGACATCCCCAATTTCTGCTGACcccaaacaatttttttttccacaacaaaaattaaaacatgact is part of the Engraulis encrasicolus isolate BLACKSEA-1 chromosome 9, IST_EnEncr_1.0, whole genome shotgun sequence genome and encodes:
- the lrrc30a gene encoding leucine-rich repeat-containing protein 30a translates to MGGKQSKKEEELKRQARKNGGREESLKSADRIRQHTTKQFGQIVLTLARRGMTEPPEELWELVELEKLNLSLNRLRAMPSTVAVLQNLVVLNLWGNQLASLPPEIGQLRRLRVLFAYRNNLSEVPEELGNCTKLEVLSLANNQISSLPASLSALSALRKLNLSHNRIMHVPGCVYTMKSLVFLHMACNQLENIADQIQALSDLKILIVEGNCLHTLPRMLCFLTKLELLNVDFNDIKDVPAEMHQLKRLERLACHPLDKGLHIMHNPLIKPIKEVLEGGLTALYNYLKAT